A single window of Nicotiana tomentosiformis chromosome 1, ASM39032v3, whole genome shotgun sequence DNA harbors:
- the LOC138905326 gene encoding uncharacterized protein: MPSVLGAIGQRAGGKLVLMVLERDAVMRPPSGDEEVLPPSSKSEKAIKRKMASDSEGQKPKKRAARKPKASVLHHKAFFQSRGELSRYEAEVRKLTEERDTLKLLSEQREGEAKGLRAELEASRKEQVELAEQVQRIFEFNNIDSGLMANNLVSQVEQKFDVIRQLRTEVDVVKLEAEEWKKNMDCLASKKETTRTQLASAEAQLLSLKDKSLVQAKKIEEFQSQLSSANCDRERLAIELAAARTKVEKTMENVDAMVVVYQSNIKAAQVRAKEVAEAAQDRANWVVEHAKCQSRRETLEEIHARGFDLTVEI, translated from the exons ATGCCGAGCGTGCTTGGCGCGATtggtcaaagggccggtgggaagctcgtactcatg GTCTTGGAAAGAGATGCGGTTATGAGACCTCCATCAGGTGATGAAGAAGTTTTACCGCCTTCCTCAAAATCGGAGAAGGCGATTAAGAGAAAAATGGCCTCGgactccgagggtcaaaaacccaaAAAGAGAGCGGCTCGTAAACCCAAG GCTTCTGTGCTTCATCATAAGGCATTTTTCCAATCCCGAGGGGAGCTGAGCCGGTACGAGGCCGAAGTTCGAaagcttactgaggagagagataccttaaagcttctcagtgagcagagagaaggagaagcaAAAGGACTTCGGGCCGAGCTGGAAGCATCTCGGAAAGAACAAGTTGAGCTGGCCGAGCAGGTACAAAGAATCTTTGAATTTAATAATATTGACTCGGGATTGATGGCTAATAATTTGGTCTCGCAGGTCGAGCAAAAGTTCGACGTGATTAGGCAACTTCGTACTGAAGTGGATGTAGTGAAATTGGAGGCCGAGGAgtggaagaagaacatggactGCCTCGCCTCAAAAAAGGAGACTACCCGAACTCAACTAGCTTCAGCTGAGGCCCAACTTCTAAGCCTAAAAGATAAAAgcttggtgcaagccaagaaaatcgaggagttccagtctcAGTTGAGCTCAGCAAATTGTGATCGAGAGAGATTGGCCATAGAACTTGCAGCAGCCAGAACAAAGGTCGAGAAAACGATGGAAAATGTTGATGCAATGGTGGTCGTTTATCAATCTAATATCAAAGCTGCTCAagttcgagcaaaggaggttgctGAGGCTGCTCAGGATCGGGCAAACTGGGTTgtcgagcatgctaaatgccagtctagaagggagactctcgaagaaattcatgctcgtggcttcgatctaaCAGTCGAGATCTAA
- the LOC138905318 gene encoding uncharacterized protein, whose translation MYVCLWVIQKGRKVFYYIVLKKEKKKVIVSTNAKFLEEDYLMNHVPRSKLVLHELSKGMETQSSEKQNDQMQTPKVDFDIPLHFSSGRNVNRLDVPQEQVPEVILLQSSRSYVEQTTQQDEVVDILVDNMETQVPDNDVVQPQDHNGVVATNVVRSRSGREIR comes from the coding sequence ATGTATGTGTGTTTGTGGGTTATCCAAAAGGGACGAAAGGTGTTTTATTATATTGtcctaaagaaagaaaaaaaaaaggtaattGTTAGCACAAATGCCAAGTTTCTTGAAGAGGACTATTTGATGAACCATGTTCCAAGAAGTAAACTTGTTTTACATGAACTTAGCAAAGGAATGGAAACTCAGTCATCTGAAAAACAAAACGACCAAATGCAAACCCCGAAAGTCGATTTTGACATTCCATTGCATTTTAGTAGTGGGAGAAATGTCAATAGACTTGATGTCCCGCAAGAACAAGTGCCTGAAGTCATACTACTACAAAGTAGTAGGAGTTATGTTGAGCAAACTACACAACAGGATGAAGTCGTTGATATCCTTGTGGATAACATGGAGACTCAGGTTCCTGATAATGATGTGGTCCAACCACAAGATCATAATGGTGTAGTTGCAACTAATGTAGTGCGTAGTCGTAGTGGGAGAGAAATAAGATAG